A genomic window from Labeo rohita strain BAU-BD-2019 chromosome 6, IGBB_LRoh.1.0, whole genome shotgun sequence includes:
- the LOC127166697 gene encoding uncharacterized protein LOC127166697 yields MALEGNETPHILVFVDEAGFNLAKGRRRGRNIIGHRATVDVPGQRGANITMCAAISERGVATHIPSLGPYNTQKLLNFLDHLYTDLIPENERGEEGPQLPHYVIVWDNVNFHRGPRIRTWFTTHPRMLMEFLPPYSPFLNPIEEFFSAWRWRVYEHQAQDQRALLHAMDAACEDITGDQCRGWLRHSRRFFPRCIARENIRCDVDENLWPNREQRVDGQEDEDGGQEREGDNGDH; encoded by the coding sequence ATGGCATTAGAAGGCAACGAAACCCCTCACATCCTAGTGTTCGTTGATGAAGCTGGCTTCAACCTGGCCAAAGGTCGAAGGCGTGGCCGTAACATCATTGGCCACCGAGCCACTGTGGATGTCCCAGGCCAGCGAGGAGCAAATATAACAATGTGTGCCGCTATATCAGAAAGAGGTGTGGCCACACACATTCCCAGTTTAGGGCCCTACAATACACAAAAGCTCCTCAATTTTTTGGACCACCTTTATACTGATCTGATCCCGGAAAATGAGAGAGGTGAAGAAGGACCTCAGCTACCACATTATGTCATTGTGTGGGATAATGTGAACTTCCACCGTGGCCCACGCATCAGAACCTGGTTCACCACCCATCCCCGGATGCTAATGGAGTTTCTTCCACCTTACTCTCCTTTCCTAAATCCAATTGAGGAGTTTTTTTCAGCTTGGAGGTGGAGGGTGTATGAGCATCAGGCTCAAGACCAGAGGGCCCTGCTGCATGCAATGGATGCTGCATGTGAGGACATCACAGGGGATCAATGTAGGGGATGGTTGAGACATTCACGCCGTTTCTTCCCTCGCTGCATCGCAAGAGAAAATATCCGTTGCGATGTGGATGAGAATTTATGGCCTAACAGAGAGCAGCGCGTCGATGGCCAGGAGGATGAGGATGGTGGCCAGGAAAGAGAGGGTGACAATGGCGACCACTGA
- the LOC127166426 gene encoding probable N-acetyltransferase camello produces MTKSNMHIVIRRYQPSDREAVETIFRNGIMEHINPAFMYAMTRPLHITVSLFFYIGAYVMSGQSVVLALVSGGAYIGFVYFCCYEFYAGFVKARLNTDMKDIPGYYLSNPDNCFWVAEAEIHGRPQILGMVAVEGKNDPGSEGKKYGELYRMIVSSTCRRCGLGVRLAKTVEDFCRERHFSKIGLSTSSTQKAGVALYFRLGFKLILVHTQSESPKWMIWMTRATILVMEKSI; encoded by the exons ATGACCAAATCAAACA TGCACATTGTGATCCGGCGGTATCAGCCCTCTGACCGAGAGGCAGTGGAAACCATTTTCCGAAATGGAATAATGGAGCACATCAATCCTGCATTCATGTATGCCATGACCCGACCGCTGCACATCACTGTAAGCCTGTTCTTTTACATCGGTGCATATGTGATGAGTGGACAGTCAGTCGTTCTGGCCCTGGTGTCTGGAGGAGCCTACATTGGCTTTGTATACTTCTGTTGCTATGAGTTTTATGCTGGCTTTGTCAAGGCGAGACTGAACACGGACATGAAGGACATCCCAGGTTACTACCTCAGCAATCCAGATAACTGCTTCTGGGTTGCTGAGGCTGAGATCCATGGCCGGCCTCAGATTTTGGGTATGGTGGCTGTGGAAGGTAAAAATGACCCGGGAAGTGAAGGAAAAAAGTATGGAGAGCTTTACCGGATGATTGTTTCATCCACCTGTCGCCGTTGTGGTCTCGGTGTACGGTTGGCCAAAACTGTTGAAGACTTCTGTAGGGAACGCCACTTCTCAAAGATTGGACTTTCCACCTCGTCTACACAGAAAGCAGGTGTGGCGTTGTACTTTAGGCTAGGTTTTAAACTCATCCTGGTTCATACTCAGTCTGAGTCTCCCAAGTGGATGATCTGGATGACTAGAGCCACAATTCTGGTCATGGAGAAGAGCATCTGA
- the LOC127166427 gene encoding N-acetyltransferase family 8 member 3 isoform X2: MTKSNMHIVIRRYQPSDREAVETIFRDGLMEHINPAFMYAMTRPLHITVSLFFYIGAYVMSGQSVVLALVSGGAWIGFVYFCCYEFYASYIQERLNTDMKDIPGYYLSNPDNCFWVAEAEMAGRPRVLGMVAVVGKNDPGSEGEMYGELYRMTVSSTCRRSGLGLRLAKTAEDFCKERRFSKIKLSTTSPQKAGVALYFRMGFKLILVHTQFETPKWMIWMTRATILIMEKNI, translated from the exons ATGACCAAATCAAACA TGCACATTGTGATCCGGCGGTATCAGCCCTCTGACCGGGAGGCAGTGGAAACCATTTTCCGGGATGGATTAATGGAGCACATCAATCCTGCATTCATGTATGCCATGACCCGACCGCTGCACATCACTGTAAGCCTGTTCTTTTACATCGGTGCGTATGTGATGAGTGGACAGTCAGTCGTTCTGGCCCTGGTGTCTGGAGGAGCCTGGATTGGATTTGTGTACTTCTGCTGCTACGAGTTTTACGCCAGCTACATCCAGGAGAGACTGAACACTGACATGAAGGACATCCCAGGTTACTACCTCAGCAATCCAGATAACTGCTTCTGGGTTGCTGAGGCTGAGATGGCCGGCCGGCCTCGGGTTTTGGGGATGGTGGCTGTGGTAGGTAAAAATGACCCAGGAAGTGAAGGGGAAATGTATGGAGAGCTTTACCGGATGACTGTTTCATCCACCTGTCGCCGTTCTGGTCTCGGATTACGGTTGGCCAAAACTGCCGAAGACTTCTGTAAGGAACGCCGCttctcaaaaataaaactttccaCCACATCTCCACAGAAAGCAGGTGTGGCATTGTACTTTAGAATGGGCTTTAAACTCATCCTGGTTCATACTCAATTTGAGACTCCCAAGTGGATGATCTGGATGACTAGAGCCACAATTCTGATCATGGAGAAGAACATCTGA
- the LOC127166427 gene encoding N-acetyltransferase family 8 member 3 isoform X1 yields MTQSSLHIVIRRYQPSDREAVETIFRDGLMEHINPAFMYAMTRPLHITVSLFFYIGAYVMSGQSVVLALVSGGAWIGFVYFCCYEFYASYIQERLNTDMKDIPGYYLSNPDNCFWVAEAEMAGRPRVLGMVAVVGKNDPGSEGEMYGELYRMTVSSTCRRSGLGLRLAKTAEDFCKERRFSKIKLSTTSPQKAGVALYFRMGFKLILVHTQFETPKWMIWMTRATILIMEKNI; encoded by the exons ATGACCCAATCAAGCC TGCACATTGTGATCCGGCGGTATCAGCCCTCTGACCGGGAGGCAGTGGAAACCATTTTCCGGGATGGATTAATGGAGCACATCAATCCTGCATTCATGTATGCCATGACCCGACCGCTGCACATCACTGTAAGCCTGTTCTTTTACATCGGTGCGTATGTGATGAGTGGACAGTCAGTCGTTCTGGCCCTGGTGTCTGGAGGAGCCTGGATTGGATTTGTGTACTTCTGCTGCTACGAGTTTTACGCCAGCTACATCCAGGAGAGACTGAACACTGACATGAAGGACATCCCAGGTTACTACCTCAGCAATCCAGATAACTGCTTCTGGGTTGCTGAGGCTGAGATGGCCGGCCGGCCTCGGGTTTTGGGGATGGTGGCTGTGGTAGGTAAAAATGACCCAGGAAGTGAAGGGGAAATGTATGGAGAGCTTTACCGGATGACTGTTTCATCCACCTGTCGCCGTTCTGGTCTCGGATTACGGTTGGCCAAAACTGCCGAAGACTTCTGTAAGGAACGCCGCttctcaaaaataaaactttccaCCACATCTCCACAGAAAGCAGGTGTGGCATTGTACTTTAGAATGGGCTTTAAACTCATCCTGGTTCATACTCAATTTGAGACTCCCAAGTGGATGATCTGGATGACTAGAGCCACAATTCTGATCATGGAGAAGAACATCTGA